The Desulfocurvus vexinensis DSM 17965 genome includes a window with the following:
- a CDS encoding HAD family hydrolase: MRLCTDFTDPRFLEGLTGLVFDCDGVLFDSWEVNKAYYNAIRKGLGLEPMDPEMEHYVHAHAVNESVARITPAGRLDEAQAVRASLDYRELIHLMRPAPGLAHMLDAARGAGLRLGVFTNRTTTMELVLDTFGLDHFFEPVVTARDVAPKPAPDGLRRILGRWRATAGQVAFVGDTVLDQRAARGAGVRFWAYRAPALAADLHIDDFWCLGRHLAGRGKGPGVEAHRVVRGNFP, from the coding sequence ATGCGCCTGTGCACCGATTTCACCGACCCCCGCTTCCTGGAGGGGCTCACCGGGCTGGTCTTCGACTGCGACGGGGTGCTCTTCGACTCCTGGGAGGTCAACAAGGCCTACTACAACGCCATCCGCAAGGGCCTGGGCCTGGAGCCCATGGACCCCGAGATGGAGCACTACGTCCACGCCCACGCGGTGAACGAGTCCGTGGCGCGCATCACCCCCGCCGGGCGGCTGGACGAGGCCCAGGCCGTGCGCGCCTCCCTGGACTACCGCGAGCTGATCCACCTCATGCGCCCGGCCCCCGGGCTGGCGCACATGCTGGACGCCGCGCGGGGTGCGGGCCTGCGCCTGGGGGTGTTCACCAACCGTACCACGACCATGGAACTGGTGCTGGACACCTTCGGCCTGGACCATTTCTTCGAACCCGTGGTCACCGCGCGCGACGTGGCGCCCAAGCCTGCGCCCGACGGGCTGCGGCGCATCCTGGGCCGCTGGCGCGCCACGGCGGGGCAGGTGGCCTTCGTGGGCGATACGGTGCTGGACCAGCGCGCCGCGCGCGGGGCCGGGGTGCGCTTCTGGGCCTACCGGGCCCCGGCCCTGGCGGCGGACCTGCACATCGACGATTTCTGGTGCCTGGGGCGCCACCTCGCCGGGCGGGGCAAAGGCCCGGGGGTCGAGGCGCACCGGGTGGTGCGTGGAAATTTCCCTTGA
- a CDS encoding CDP-alcohol phosphatidyltransferase family protein: MQRENNWTIPNILTVFRILLTPVFVMSFIAGHVQLALLVFTLAGVTDALDGALARILHQRTRLGAMLDPLADKVLIVTGFLCLGIVGWAPDWLVVLVISRDVIIVGGLGVLHFWGVDVRATIRPSPLSKVNTTAQLAFLFIVLAGQAQWFAVPRVELGVVALISILTVFTGVSYVMRGLALFPSQED, translated from the coding sequence GTGCAGCGCGAGAACAACTGGACCATCCCCAACATCCTGACGGTGTTCAGGATTCTGCTCACCCCGGTCTTCGTGATGAGCTTCATCGCCGGGCATGTGCAACTGGCGCTGCTGGTGTTCACCCTGGCCGGGGTGACCGACGCTCTGGACGGCGCCCTGGCGCGCATCCTGCACCAGCGCACCCGCCTGGGGGCCATGCTCGACCCCCTGGCCGACAAGGTGCTCATCGTCACCGGGTTCTTGTGCCTGGGCATCGTGGGCTGGGCGCCCGACTGGCTGGTGGTGCTGGTTATCAGCCGCGACGTGATCATCGTCGGCGGGCTGGGGGTGCTGCATTTCTGGGGCGTGGACGTGCGCGCCACCATCCGCCCCAGCCCCCTGAGCAAGGTCAACACCACGGCCCAGCTGGCCTTCCTGTTCATTGTCCTGGCGGGGCAGGCGCAGTGGTTCGCCGTGCCCCGGGTGGAGCTGGGCGTGGTGGCGCTCATCAGCATCCTGACGGTGTTTACCGGGGTGAGCTACGTCATGCGCGGGCTGGCGCTGTTCCCCAGCCAGGAGGACTGA
- a CDS encoding DivIVA domain-containing protein, whose protein sequence is MKVSKIDVLNKIFTRSFRGYTCAEVDAFLQDTAQSLGDLAEAREALEARVAALEEALGEHKSREATLRDTLMTTQRMMDDMKANAQKEAQLIIDAANQKAEVMLNQTHQRLAQLHGDISELKKQRTQFEIKLRSILDAHVRMLEADKEEQEKLDDAESKLKFLTKAGA, encoded by the coding sequence ATGAAAGTCAGCAAGATCGACGTGCTGAACAAGATCTTCACCCGCTCCTTCCGGGGGTACACCTGTGCGGAGGTGGACGCCTTCCTGCAGGACACGGCCCAGAGCCTGGGCGACCTGGCCGAGGCCCGGGAGGCCCTGGAGGCCCGCGTGGCCGCGCTGGAAGAAGCCCTGGGCGAGCACAAGAGCCGCGAGGCCACCCTGCGCGACACGCTCATGACCACCCAGCGCATGATGGACGACATGAAGGCCAACGCCCAGAAGGAGGCCCAGCTGATCATCGATGCGGCCAACCAGAAGGCGGAGGTCATGCTGAACCAGACCCACCAGCGGCTGGCCCAGCTGCACGGCGACATTTCGGAGCTCAAGAAGCAGCGCACCCAGTTCGAGATCAAGCTGCGCTCCATCCTCGACGCCCACGTGCGCATGCTCGAGGCCGACAAGGAGGAGCAGGAGAAGCTCGACGACGCCGAGTCCAAGCTGAAGTTCCTGACCAAGGCCGGTGCCTAG
- a CDS encoding twin-arginine translocase TatA/TatE family subunit produces MFGTPGFGELIIILLIVLVIFGAKKLPEIGGGLGKAISNFKKATTQPDEIDVTPKAKDETEEKKKD; encoded by the coding sequence ATGTTCGGCACCCCGGGCTTTGGCGAATTGATCATAATTCTGCTCATCGTGCTGGTGATCTTCGGCGCCAAGAAGCTGCCCGAGATCGGCGGCGGGCTGGGCAAGGCCATCAGCAACTTCAAGAAGGCGACCACCCAGCCCGACGAGATAGACGTGACCCCCAAGGCCAAGGACGAAACCGAGGAGAAGAAGAAGGACTAG
- a CDS encoding DUF167 family protein, with translation MLVRVVPGARKDEVDGVHDGRLKIRLAAPAVENKANKALIAFAARIFQVKKSGVSIASGEKSREKTLLIAAETSLPWPV, from the coding sequence GTGCTGGTCCGCGTGGTGCCCGGCGCCAGGAAGGACGAGGTGGACGGGGTCCACGACGGGCGGCTGAAGATCCGCCTCGCGGCCCCGGCGGTGGAAAACAAGGCCAACAAGGCGCTCATCGCCTTCGCGGCACGGATCTTTCAAGTGAAAAAGAGCGGCGTCAGCATCGCAAGCGGCGAGAAAAGCCGCGAGAAGACGCTGCTCATAGCGGCAGAAACGTCACTGCCGTGGCCCGTCTAG
- the miaA gene encoding tRNA (adenosine(37)-N6)-dimethylallyltransferase MiaA, which yields MSTALICVPGPTGAGKTGAGIALAEALGGEVVNFDSRQLYADFPVITAQPTPGERARCPHLLYGLLGLTQTMTAAAYAELALETVAGVRARGRVPILVGGTGLYLRWLLQPMAPIPDIPEAVRRGVREDCARRGAPALHADLAGMDPALAARLHPNDSQRVMRGVEVFLASGRPLSQWQALTPPPRDLRVLKLGVGLDLDELTPHLVRRIGLMLDAGALDEARAAMAVNADPAAPGWTGIGCAECLAHLRGELDLEQCVRQWGANTRAYAKRQLTWFRADADIAWHRPGEHAAMIAAARRFLDA from the coding sequence ATGAGCACCGCCCTGATCTGCGTGCCCGGCCCCACGGGCGCGGGCAAGACCGGGGCGGGCATCGCCCTGGCCGAGGCCCTGGGCGGCGAGGTGGTCAACTTCGACTCGCGCCAGCTCTACGCCGATTTTCCCGTCATCACCGCCCAGCCGACCCCCGGGGAGCGCGCCCGCTGCCCGCACCTGCTCTACGGCCTCTTGGGCCTGACCCAGACCATGACCGCCGCCGCCTACGCCGAACTGGCCCTGGAGACCGTGGCCGGGGTCCGCGCCCGGGGGCGGGTGCCCATCCTGGTGGGCGGCACGGGGCTGTACCTGCGCTGGCTGCTGCAACCCATGGCGCCGATCCCCGACATCCCCGAGGCCGTGCGCCGGGGCGTGCGCGAGGACTGCGCGCGGCGTGGCGCGCCCGCCCTGCACGCCGACCTTGCGGGCATGGACCCGGCCCTGGCCGCGCGCCTGCACCCCAACGACAGCCAGCGCGTCATGCGCGGGGTGGAGGTTTTTCTGGCCTCGGGCAGGCCGCTGTCGCAGTGGCAGGCCCTGACCCCGCCCCCGCGCGACCTGCGCGTGCTCAAGCTCGGTGTGGGGCTGGACCTGGACGAACTGACGCCGCACCTCGTGCGGCGCATCGGGCTGATGCTCGACGCCGGGGCCCTGGACGAGGCCCGGGCGGCCATGGCCGTGAACGCCGACCCCGCGGCCCCGGGCTGGACGGGCATCGGCTGCGCCGAATGCCTGGCCCACCTGCGCGGCGAGCTGGACCTGGAGCAGTGCGTACGGCAGTGGGGCGCCAACACCCGGGCCTACGCCAAGCGCCAGTTGACCTGGTTTCGCGCCGACGCGGACATCGCCTGGCACCGCCCCGGGGAGCACGCGGCCATGATCGCCGCCGCGCGGCGTTTCCTGGACGCCTGA
- a CDS encoding YggT family protein, translating to MGYFLLAVAKVLGLALNLYMWIVIASALLTWVNPDPYNPIVRTLRGLTEPVFYRVRTWLPFVRVGGFDLSPIVVIFAVVFLDTFLVNNLMALAQRF from the coding sequence TTGGGATACTTCCTGTTGGCGGTGGCGAAAGTCCTCGGTCTGGCCCTGAACCTGTACATGTGGATCGTCATCGCTTCCGCGCTGTTGACCTGGGTCAACCCCGACCCCTACAACCCCATCGTGCGAACCCTCAGAGGCCTGACCGAGCCGGTGTTCTACCGCGTGCGGACGTGGCTGCCCTTCGTGCGCGTCGGCGGGTTCGACCTCTCGCCCATCGTGGTCATCTTCGCCGTGGTGTTCCTGGATACCTTCCTGGTGAACAACCTGATGGCCCTGGCCCAGCGCTTCTAG
- the coaD gene encoding pantetheine-phosphate adenylyltransferase, which translates to MDKLCCVTAIYPGSFDPLTNGHVSIVRRGLKLFQTVVVAVARDSGKTPLFTLDERVAMIREVFKGEPRVQVDSFTGLLVDYVARRGAGAVLRGMRAVSDFEYEFQLALMNRRLHRDIETVFLMTDYKWMYISSSIIKEAARHGGNIQGLIPNALVPEVYKKFAELERQRQENPGPP; encoded by the coding sequence ATGGACAAGCTCTGCTGCGTGACGGCGATCTATCCCGGCAGCTTCGACCCGCTGACCAACGGGCATGTTTCCATCGTGCGCCGGGGGCTCAAGCTGTTCCAGACCGTGGTGGTGGCCGTGGCCCGCGACTCGGGCAAGACCCCGCTGTTCACCCTGGACGAGCGGGTGGCCATGATCCGCGAGGTCTTCAAGGGCGAGCCCCGCGTGCAGGTGGACAGCTTCACCGGGCTGTTGGTGGACTACGTGGCGCGCCGGGGCGCCGGGGCCGTGCTGCGCGGCATGCGCGCGGTGTCCGACTTCGAGTACGAGTTCCAGCTCGCGCTGATGAACCGCCGCCTGCACCGCGACATCGAGACCGTGTTTTTGATGACCGACTACAAATGGATGTACATCAGCTCCTCGATCATCAAGGAGGCCGCGCGCCACGGCGGGAACATCCAGGGCCTGATCCCCAACGCGCTGGTGCCCGAGGTCTACAAGAAGTTCGCCGAGCTGGAGCGCCAGCGCCAGGAGAACCCCGGACCCCCATGA
- a CDS encoding calcium/sodium antiporter — protein MDWLILVLGLTVLLIGAELLVRGASRLALAAGLSPLVTGLTVVALGTSAPELFVSVGAGLEGRFALATGNVLGSNIFNVFAVLGISACIAPLAVEREVVRFDVPVMIAASLACWLALADGALAPWECALLLAGMALYTLTLLRRSTLGPGALPEMVLETAPPPPRGAKALTLAGLMAAGGIALLGLGANAFVGAAAALAADMGVSEALIGATVAAAGTSLPELATSALAAFKGERDLAVGNVVGSNLFNILVVLAAAGLAAPAGTAVLPPQAAFDLPVMVAAALVCLPVFVTGATISRAEGLLFTLFFGAYLAARIAMDLGQGWGLAVQEHALATALAATGLVYILALGQSLGALHTLEAGTRQALRKIAVLAAGTLVLLAGVVMLVTPGPGLAAMALGLVILASEFAWARALLERLKARWAMLRARIKGPKGDS, from the coding sequence GTGGATTGGCTGATCCTGGTTCTCGGGCTGACGGTCCTGCTCATCGGAGCGGAGCTGCTGGTGCGCGGCGCCTCGCGCCTGGCCCTGGCCGCCGGGCTCTCGCCCCTGGTCACGGGGCTGACCGTGGTCGCCCTGGGCACCAGCGCGCCGGAGCTGTTCGTCAGCGTGGGCGCGGGGTTGGAAGGCCGCTTCGCCCTGGCGACGGGCAACGTGCTGGGCAGCAATATCTTCAACGTCTTCGCCGTGCTGGGCATTTCGGCCTGCATCGCGCCCCTGGCCGTGGAGCGCGAGGTGGTGCGCTTCGACGTGCCGGTGATGATCGCCGCGTCCCTGGCCTGCTGGCTGGCCCTGGCCGACGGCGCGCTGGCGCCGTGGGAATGCGCCCTGCTCCTGGCGGGCATGGCCCTCTACACCCTGACCCTGCTGCGCCGCAGCACCCTGGGCCCGGGCGCCCTGCCCGAAATGGTCCTCGAAACGGCGCCCCCGCCGCCGCGCGGGGCCAAGGCCCTGACCCTGGCCGGGCTGATGGCGGCGGGCGGCATCGCTCTGCTCGGCCTGGGGGCCAACGCCTTCGTGGGCGCGGCGGCGGCCCTGGCGGCGGACATGGGCGTGTCCGAGGCGCTCATCGGCGCCACGGTGGCCGCCGCAGGCACCTCGCTGCCCGAGCTGGCAACCTCGGCCTTGGCGGCCTTCAAGGGCGAACGCGACCTGGCCGTGGGCAACGTGGTGGGCAGCAACCTGTTCAACATCCTGGTGGTGCTGGCTGCCGCAGGGCTGGCCGCCCCGGCGGGCACCGCCGTGCTGCCGCCCCAGGCGGCCTTCGACCTGCCGGTGATGGTCGCCGCCGCCCTGGTCTGCCTGCCGGTGTTCGTCACCGGCGCGACCATCAGCCGTGCCGAGGGCCTGCTGTTCACCCTCTTCTTCGGGGCCTATCTGGCCGCGCGCATCGCCATGGACCTCGGCCAGGGCTGGGGGCTGGCCGTGCAGGAGCACGCCCTGGCCACGGCCCTGGCGGCCACGGGGCTGGTCTACATCCTGGCCCTGGGGCAGAGCCTGGGCGCCCTGCATACCCTGGAGGCCGGAACGCGCCAGGCCCTGCGCAAGATCGCGGTGCTGGCCGCAGGCACGCTGGTGCTCCTGGCGGGGGTGGTCATGCTGGTCACCCCCGGCCCGGGGCTGGCGGCCATGGCCCTGGGGCTGGTCATCCTGGCCAGCGAATTCGCCTGGGCCCGGGCCCTGCTGGAGCGCCTCAAGGCCCGCTGGGCCATGCTGCGCGCGCGGATCAAGGGCCCGAAGGGCGATTCCTGA
- the rsmD gene encoding 16S rRNA (guanine(966)-N(2))-methyltransferase RsmD, whose protein sequence is MRLISGQFGGREVRSVSGPGYRPATSKVRQAVFSMLEARGVLWPGLRVLDLFAGTGSLALEALSRGAAFAAFVEKNRKAALAIQGTLKDLGLGPERARVHAADLFALLKARPEAPFGLVFIDPPYGQGLLLPALDLALANGWVAPGAVVLAEVEARLGLDPGAAHPALAPLTDKTYGQTRIVAWTSSAA, encoded by the coding sequence ATGCGCCTGATCAGCGGCCAGTTCGGCGGGCGCGAGGTGCGCTCGGTGTCCGGCCCGGGGTATCGCCCGGCGACCTCCAAGGTCCGCCAGGCGGTGTTCTCCATGCTCGAGGCCCGGGGCGTGCTCTGGCCCGGGCTGCGCGTGCTCGACCTGTTCGCGGGCACGGGCAGCCTGGCCCTGGAAGCCCTGTCGCGCGGGGCGGCGTTCGCCGCCTTCGTGGAGAAGAACCGCAAGGCCGCCCTGGCCATCCAGGGCACCCTGAAGGATCTGGGCCTGGGGCCGGAGCGCGCCCGGGTCCATGCGGCGGACCTCTTCGCCCTGCTCAAGGCCCGGCCCGAGGCGCCCTTCGGGCTGGTGTTCATCGACCCGCCCTACGGCCAGGGCCTGCTGCTGCCCGCCCTGGACCTGGCCCTGGCAAACGGCTGGGTGGCGCCCGGCGCCGTGGTGCTGGCCGAGGTCGAGGCCCGGCTGGGGCTGGACCCCGGCGCCGCGCACCCGGCGCTTGCGCCGCTGACCGACAAAACCTACGGGCAGACGAGGATTGTGGCATGGACAAGCTCTGCTGCGTGA